The following nucleotide sequence is from Aedes aegypti strain LVP_AGWG chromosome 3, AaegL5.0 Primary Assembly, whole genome shotgun sequence.
ggcgccgcccagtgccccgggggaacctgggaaattccggtggtcccaaaagtgataggttccttagggaactataggaggtccccaaagtggccattctagttaaatatccatTATCGGTCTAAAGTTGACCTATTCATGACTAAACATGAAGAATGCGCCGTTGCacgatgagtattggagctcaattccaattgtccctAATCATAGGTTCCTTAGGGGACACCCGGTAGTCCCAAAATAACAATTCCTATGTAGAAAATTCGGTCACGCgtataatttgatttgtcatccTGTTTAAATATTTGTGCCCCATAAACACCGCTCCGCTGCCAAGCCGTCGCCTCAGTCGGTCAGTCATCCATCGCTTCATCACCATTTTCTTGACTTGAGCACAtacaaaacaacaacaacaacaacagcaacagacGCGGAAATGCCACCCTCTAAATTGTGTGCATAAATCTAATTAAGGTAATTTACCAAGCAAACTCGAATAACGCCgtgaagaaagaaaaaaaaacgaacgaaGAATTCTTCAAACGAGCCACTCGTCAGCACTTTTTCGCGCTTTGTATTTGGCCCACTATACAAAGACTCTGCAAAGTGGGAGTGTATAATGAATGATAAGCGGGAGAAGAAAGTGGAAAAGAATCCCTACCGCCAATCCAGACTGGTACACAGGCAACTGCCTTTCATTTTCCGTCGTTATTAGGTTAATAAAAAACAGGAAatgaaattcttttttttttcttcccggTATCATCAAGTTGTAGTCCTTCCTGGAAAGGTGTGATGGCGATGCAGCCAAGAAAAGAGCAGCGTGATGATCAATTACACGCTGGGTGATGTTTTAAAGCCGTTGAGTAATGAGCTTGTGGCCGGAGAGAGAAGCTTCTGTGCGTAGATAGGATGGAGACGCGTTGTAGTTCATTGCGAGTGTTGACAAATCTTGATTTAATGCTCCATAAATTCTGATGGATGGCTGGGGGGGAATGAGACTGGCAACTATTTCGGAGTAGGGTTTTACTCATGTATTTcgtcaatctcagcctctaCCAGTATGTATCAGAAGACCGGCTCCAAATGCACGTTCCCTGccaattgggagatttgtgccatcgccatatttgagcctatatCATCATCAACTCGATTGttgaggaaagggaagggaaagatgggaggcaATAGAAATGGGGTCCCTCAAAGAGGGagaatcgcataagcgaaatgagagcatatACATTATACAGTACGCCATCCTTTATTTTTCggaaatgcgaaatgttataagttcgtcattgtaaagtgctcgttttggtaagaaaaaaatcatgtaaaaatttgtccctacgtggacgctaagATGACCCCCGTtcccaaatcgagctcgctgctctagtgcacgcttcGTGAGTACGAAAAGCAACTAGTAACAAGTTACCCTGCGCGCGTTGATAGTAAGCAAAGAATTTTGTTTCCACGTAgagacttcaaatttttacatgattttttttcttaccaaaacgagggGATAGACTAAATGATTGAGATGTGCAAAATATTGCCCGAATTCATGTGCttataactttttgaaacaaggATGAAATTGTATGCATCTAGAAGCATTCGATGGCAAATTCGGTCTTGTTTTACGAATTTGCTTGGCCATGCGTATTGGCcaccggacaccggagatgttccggattttccgaggtcatgccCAAATCACATTATTTCTGTCGCTTGAAATTTTGTGCTGTGTGACGTTctatatatgttaaaatttttccaagaaactagAACAAATTGAATGCAggtggacgcattaagattcgttgGAAATCTTCCGAGATATGGTCATTTCCGAAAAACTTGTCTCGGAAAATATGATCAGTAacgtttgtatttccaattatGTATATATGAACCGGCACTATATCCAAGTAGGCATTAAATTTTAAGATGATAGTTCCCGGaaaatattcagaaccattagatgctcTGACCtatctatagtaggttccaggtgccctgggggaagtagTCAATTAGAAACATGTGCGGTACCACATCAATATGAGtatcaaataataatattttgaaggtGATGCCTTCGAAAGCACTTCCAGACCACTCTATATTAGGTTCCAGGTGTTTCAGGTGATACTACTTTTGTTGGTGCGCTTGACTCCATTACTTTGCTCGTCATGCTCAACGGGCGTaccggttggatgccgaggtcggtctagcgattccggttgaggggagacttccggttcgcaagcgccccgacgacccaaagtCGGCTCTTATGGAGAGTAACTCGACGGAGGCATATCGcccgaaaccggtaacgttacgcgttgttaatattgctgtttgcatttgagatgcaaatcttgattaaacgtcctccaaatgcggtaaaacaaaacaatcaaaggacacctagcaacgattatataAATCAACGCccccctagcaagaaaaatccatctttgacaccgcatttcttgtagaaaatcttaccgcgtttggtgttcccgcatttgatatttgcgtttcaaatgcacacagcaatacttcGTTGTTAGCCGGTAGAGACTACGAATTCggcccagcgattccggttgaaggatggcttccggttcactggtccTCCGACGACTCAGAATAGCTCCCGATGGTTGATCGAttctactccgacgaagatttccccggcagcggaagatcttccgaaccgatgctatccgggctaatgccgaggtcggtccttcgattccggtggaaggaagcttccggGTCACAGGCGCCCAAACGATCATTTgtcggtgctgtttcgcgatctattcagctagtccccggcggaggatctagcctactccgactcgatggtGGTCGGCCAAGTGTCAGGGTAGGTTCTGCAAATCCGGTTGGAggttgacttccggttcacaggcgcctagACAACGACTAAGTTACGCTtgttctactcggtctagtccccgacggaggatctagcctactccgatcgcgcccGATGGTCTTgtcgagtgccgaggtcggtctgaCATTTCCGGTGGGAGGTTAGCTTCCGGATCATCAGCACCCCGACGACGCGCTGCTCTCTGCATCTCGTTTCGCTGCTCTGCTCCCCAGTTGCGCTGTAAGCCAGACATTATTTGCACCACCATGTTGGTCATCATATTCCAAAGATCGGGATCGCTTATCATTCCGTGTGCCTTCTACGCTGAAGTACTCATCAAAGCTGCCGCCACCTTGTTTGGTACTATATTGAACCTCGAGCAGTCGAACACAACATGTTCTGGCGTTTCTTCAATCTCCATACAATCAGGACAGAATGCTGAAGACGCATGGCCGAATCGATACAAATACTGCTTGAAGCAGCCGagacctgacaagaactgtgtcaggtggaatttCACTTCTCCGTGCTCCCTGTTCACCCAGGCCGATAGATTCGGAATGAGCGAAGCCAAGCAGGCGAGAAAGTTGGCGTTCGCTGGCTGAGTGGCAGCAAAAATGGGATGCCTccgagaaaggaaggtggacccaccCTTACGCATGCCGCCTTCGACGATATAGTCCTTTACGTGCTCACCACTCGCATGGTGATGAGTCGGAACGTGCTGTTTAACTTATCCCGGCTGCCGCACCGTATCTTAGTAGCGATGTTAATACGacagccagaagacgcctcttaCTAAGTCTTGTGAGCGCATTGCTCGCCTTTGCCTCCTTCTCGCATGCATAATCGATGTGACTGTtaaagttcagccgatcgtctaGCATTACGCCCTGGTGTTTCAGCTTTTGCTGTGATGCATGTCCCCCGACAGTGATCTCACCGTGCATGACTCTTTTGCAGTTGCTAACAAgtagcacctccgttttgtggtgggctatcttAAGCTTGACTCCCTCCATCCAATCTTCGACCAGACCAATTGGCTCTGTTGCCAGCATTTCTACTTCTTCCTGCGTCTCACCTATTACCGTTAGGACGACGTCATCGGTGAAACCGACAATCTCGACCCCCTTGAGTAGCTCCAGCGATAGGACcacatcgtacatcgcattccacagCGCTGGTCCCAGTATTGAACTTTGTTGGACTCCAGCCGTTATTCTTAGCTCCTTCGGGCCGGCGTCGGTTTCATACCTCAGTACACGGTTTTGGAAGTATCTCTTCAAAATCTGGCACATGTAGTCGGGAACCCACATTCTGTGCAGTGCTGTGGCAATggcctcccagctggcgctgttgaacgcgttcttcacATCTATCGTGACCACGGCGCAGTAACGATCTCCTCTACGTTTTTGTTTCAATGCTTTCTCAGTCCTCTCCAGCACTGTCCGAATTGCGTCCACCGTTGcccttcctttccggaatccaaactgcctttctgatagcccgttctcgctctctgtgcattTTCTCACCCTGCTGAGGATAACCCGTTCCAAGAGTTTACCGAGTGTATATATTAACCATATAGGCCTATATGATCCTGGATCCCAGGCGGTTTTCCTGGCTTTGGCAGCAGcaccagtttttgaattttccatatttctggaaattgaccttcgtccaggcatatctgcataacCTTCCTTACCATATCTGGATACGCAAGGACCGTTGTTTTGAGTGCCACGTTGAGGATTCCGTCCGGACCCGGggctttgttcagcttcagcGCTTTCACCGCTGTTACAAGCTCCTCGTTGAAGATCTGACGAGCTTCGACATTTTCTACCTCTTCATTGCCATATGGTTTGGCCAACCACATTGTAGGATCATGCTTTGGGAATAGTTCTCATGCTCTCGACGATGACTCTTCGACGAGAAGGTCCTTGTCGAAGGCCTTCGTCTTCCACTGCTGTACGATAGTCTTGTTTCGTGGCGCCACTCAGCAATCAACTCCTGGTAGGCCGAGCTTTTGATCACCGAATCGTTCTTCAGCTTGAAGAGCATTTCTATTCTCTGAGTTCATTAACCTTTTTTTCTGACCTCCATTAACTTCGAATTTCCCGTTAGGCCTTTCTGGCAAACACTGTTGCTCGATTTCGGTGTGAACGATGGGCTTTGAAACCCTAGTTCTGCTTGGAGTCTAGTATTCTCACCTTGCAACGCCCTGCTGCTACTTGCTGGTGGCTCCTGCTGTACTGGCGAACTTTCCGCTTCTCGTGAAGGCGTTTGCGTTCTCGCCCTCTGCTGCTTCAACCTCCATTACGGTATTGTCTGAGATGTTCGCCATTTTTGTTGGGTTCCCCCTCCCAGCCGCTATCTTCCTTCGTCGTAAGTAGTCGTCTTCGTGATCCCGTGGTAATCTTTGCAAGCAGTGAGAGTCATGCTAAGGTTTATAAGGTCCTTCATGGATTACCGTGTACAGAGCCAGATCGGCGCAAGACAGGAAACGATCAACTGCATCTACTTCTACCGCCTAAAGTGGTGAAAACGTACTCGGAGGCTTGCCAAAGTTTTAACGGGACGGAAGCAACCGCACTATTAGCCCACTCTCCGTTTCTGGGAGGTGTCATCCATCCTTACTAGGGAAGTGGAATAGCACGGCTGTCAGCTCTGCATCATCGGTGTATATACGTATTCCGTAATCGTGCCCATGTTGGTTGTGgccagtataccataatcaggattttactagcatccatcctgatgtgccggttggcactccagagggctaatgtactttgaaagcggtaccaggttgCTTATTCAGGGCTACATGcagatatgtgtttttttttttgtagagattcgcCAGAGCCCACCGATGGACCCCCGCCACATCTTAGGTAGACCttgcttgagcccctggtcagatggaccaaACGCCCGAGCTTCTCGTATGATACACTGCCAATATCTTGTGATGATCCACTACCAACTTTTTCTCTTGCATTCATTCTTCCACGGCATCTAATTAGCAGAGCCTGATTTGGAGACCTTCGAAATCTATATCTCCTACCGTTTTTGTGTATTACAGATTACTCGTTCCAGCACTTTATCGACTGTATCCAACAGACATTTCAGTATATATGCTGATAGATCGCCAGGAGGTTTGCCTGACTACGGCAGCAACACCAGACATTTTTTAAGACACGGTTATAATCCACGATACAGCACAGTCTTACAACCATGTTACTAATACCTTCTAGACCTGTGGTCTTCTTGTTTTTTGCGGTTAATCTCACCGCGACCTAGTATCGGATGTTTGCCTCCGAGCACAGTGCTCTCACTGACATAGAAAATCTCCAAAACAATATACAGTTCTTGAACTCGCTTTTCAGTGTGCCCGATTTAAGCCTAGctttgaacttttgaaatgcTCGTTCTCAAGAATGTATTTAGAAAGTGAGCAATATTAAGCACGAAAAATGTTCCATCATATCTTGATGGATTATTCTTTTATATAACTTTCTAagatttctttattttattttctctttCATAGATGATATCTGGCGCACGGATCTGGACTTCATGGTAACCCACAATGATCGATTGGTAGTACTGTCCTTCATGACCGCATCCTATCCAAACACGACGTCCAAACCTCTTGCTAATGGTGGCAATCACAATCCTCTCCCCAACGGTGACTTTTCCGAACGAAATGACATGGTAGAGAAGTTCTCTGCCTATGAAGATGACGATGAAGGAGAGCACGACTCCGATGAAGACGATGACCCATTTCGTACGCATGAATCTCTGCAGGAAATGCCCAAGAGCAATGAACACTCGTCAATTTCAATCTCGACCATGGAGAACTTCAATGTATTCGATAACCCTACCACGGTACATACTCTGCCGCCGGTGCGAAATCTACTAACGACCACTACGGCTCCCATAACCACCTCTACAGTGATCTACACAACAACTCAGCCACCAACTACAACGCGGCAAACAGCTCTGAAGAAGCATGATCGAAACAAAAATCATGGCCACAACCGAAAGCACTCCAGCAAATCTCAGAATGGTAGAAAAGACAAAGTTCATCAGCAGAACCATCATCATCTAGATGACGTGGACACCAGGCTCGAGTTGCAGCCACAGAAAGAGTTCGACTTTGACGAGTTCGGAGAACACGAAATTGATACCTTGTTCGAGGTGAATCACAGCCGAAAGGCACAACCGAACGGTAAGAAGGCCACTTTGACCACTACTGTGGCTACCACCAGTGGAACTTCAACCACCGTTGCAACCAAGCCGTCCCCAAAAAGCAGTACGAAGAAAACACCCACTAAAGACAGCAATACACATATCATAAAGCCGGTCAAACTGCCGGACAACACCATCCCGTCCACACCGGTAACAACCAACTCGAAGATCATCGAAATCAAGCCCAGCACAACAGGTGCGACTTCCCGGAGTACGCCCAAAAAGTTCAAACGATTCACCTCGGATAACTACAGTAGTGAGAGCCTGGAAAGCTTGGAAAACATCCCGAGTATCGACGAGGATGAGTTCATCATCAAGGATGAAAATGGAATGGCGATAAGACCGGCGTTTCTAATCGGAACCGTTCCGGGTAATATGACCACAAAGTCCATAGAGCTGACGGGATTTCCAGGCTTTCTTCAGTTGTTCTTCGGAGTCGACCAACAGTTCAACGCAAAACGTTGGACATCGACTCCCAGTTTGGAATTCGTAAACCTGGCAATAGCCTTGATGGCTTGGGCCGTTCGCTACCCGTCTGTATTTTGGCACACGTCGAAGACGTTCGCATTTGTGTTCAGCTTGCAGATGATTGCCAACGGAATAGACATTTTGTTAAGTTTTGCTGGAGCAAGCGTATTGTACAAGCTTCAGACGCTAGGTCAGGGTCTACCCATGCAGGCCCCTGCGTTGATCCTCAACGGAACGGTCACGATAGCTCTGACGATCTTGGCAGTGATTCTGACCATCGCCTCATCGATGGTGCTGTACTTGTATGGGCACGGGAAGCTAGCCGTTAAGATCCGCGATCGACGGCTGATCACGGCAAAGCAAAGCACCGACGTTTGGGCTTACTTCGCACACTGTTCGTCGCTGTGTTTCGTTTTGGCTCTTGCGGTGGTAAAGGCCCCCTTGCTCCACGACCTCAGCGCGGCCTACCGGGGAAGCCTGGATGGAGCGGTGCTTGCTGCAGGTAAGTTTTGAATCATGCATAGCTTAGATATTAGGTTTGAAGCACCGTTTCTTTCCACAGCTCTTGGATCCGTGGTGCATCTGTTCCTGTGGATAGTACTGTGGTTAGGACTAACAGCCAAAAGGCGGTGGAACTTCAAGCTGCCACCTCTGGAGCTGTCCGGAGCACGCAACGGAGCAGCGCAACCATTGCTGCGAGGAGGAACTGGTGGATCGTTGATGCGAACATCCAGTGGCAAGGGATCTTCGGGTGACGGGACCGGAGCCACCAGCAGCGAAGAGGAAACCATCTACTGGCCCAAAATTGCCCCAAACTCGCCCAAGCTGAAAGTAACCTTCAACGAAGTTACCAGTACGTCTCCCGATCACGCCATTGGCGACCATGACGGCAAGCGGTAAAACAGTCAATCAAAGTTGTTCCAAAGCGTTTCGTGTGTGTTTGTTTTCTGCTACCTACATTCAGTTTATTGCTTGATGTGATGTTTTGGTATTGATTTTGTGTTGATTGTCTGTTTTGGTTTGTTAGTACTTAAGCTATAAGTTCCCCTGCATAACGCGCAACGTCGGAAGCTTGCAGGGCCGACTCCACCTCCAAAGTGGTAATCCGCTGAGCTTTCCTAAGTGTGTTAATTTTGCATGTACCTCACATCTCGTCCTTGTATGAGTCTAACCCCATGGTCCCATTGTCACCCTACAGCCATCCGTCCAGCGGAACCACGATACGTTTGTCCAGTGTTACGGGGGAAACTGATGACGGGGACTACGCCACACTAAGAGGCCCTACCGGTGATCTACTGCACTTGAGTGAATTCGCAGATCATCCTCCACCTCCCGAGGATCTGCTTGTCCCCACCAATGTAGGTAACGATCACGCAGATGACACATCTGAAGAGGGCAAACTGCTTGCATGTGTTCGCGATGATAGTGTAACGTACGCATCTACGCGAGACCTGGAGCCACCAATTACCCGAACTATGTCTCGCGAGGCTTTCATACGATCACCGGAACAGTTGACAAGTCCTCTTGCACCAGTCACCGTCACCGTACATAATAATGAAAATATGGTAAGTATCGCTTGATAAGTTCAATCTTTGACTCTGCATTTACGCCACTTTCTTGCATTCAGGCTCCTGGTTCAACACCACGCTGTTTACGCCGTGCTGACTCAGGCATGCCAAACGAAGCTTTAACCCCCCGATCCGACACTACGTCAACCGAGAGTTCCACATCGCCACCGGACTGTAGAGACGCCCCATCCGAAACCTCAAGCGGTGTTCATTCCGGTGAAGAGCGCGATGAGGTAGTCATCCGTCCTCGATCCGGTCCCTACAAATCTATCATCAAGCCTCCACCTCCTGCGATCCAGGAGGAACCGTTCGGTAGATCAACAAATATGAAAATGTCCAGCTTCAACAAAGACGGATCGAGTGCTACCCTTCCACTAACACGAGGATCCGTAGATGCGCACCGTGAGTATCCACAGTGCAGCACTATGCCCCTGCCAGCTGGTTACCATCAACAACCGCACCATTATCACTCTCAGTCTTCGTTTACTTCACCAAGCTCTTCCTCACGGCAACAGCTGCAGCATACGACGCTGCCGAACGGTGTCCGCTATCAATCGAACCAGTTCCTCAAACGAATGCCGTACATCAAAACGGCAGAGTCCCCTTATGGGCATCTGGGTCTGGGCAGTGGTCACCACACGTTCTCCAAACTCCTTCACGATCCCCTAGGCGTCCCCAACAGTTCACCACCTACTCATTCCCAATCCAGTCATAGCACCTTTGCCACCATAGTGGCGACCATTCCCGAGGATCGAGACTCGGCTAACTATTCAATGATCTCCGACCAGGACAGGGAAATGTACATAAACGCCGGACAAATACAGATGCAGAACTAGGTACGCTAGTGATGTCCGTAGAAAAGGCAGAGCAAACGAGTACTTTTTAGCATGTTAAGCCATTCATTGTAAGTATGAATCATACATCCATCGTTTAAGGGAGTAAGTGTAGAAAAAATACCACTCAATGCGCCTTCTTTCAAATGGATTCAGATTAGTTTCTATGATGGAAATGGGTCTAGTTTTAAAATCGTGGAGGATCGGGAAAAGTCGCACAACTAATTTAAGGTAACCAAGGGGCGtcaattttagttcaattctTTAGGTTTTGTACATTAGATTCGAGCATCGGTCAGCGATGATCTCGACTGTAAATACCACTAGTTTCGCCAGATATCTCTATATGTAGCATGTCGCGCTTGCAGATAAGGCAAAATCTGTTTCGAGTCGTATTCAGTGTTCGAATACTCGCATGGTAGGGCAAAATAAGTATCACACAAATACGCAAAACTATGCAATATTATACATTTACAAACGCATTCGGAAGGAGGACGAAATATCGGCAATGCAGCTTTAACTATAGGCTTTCACACACCCGAACTGGTACAATTACTAAATCTAGAATGGTGCAACGAGACTAATTCATTAGTTCAACAGCCTTCAATTTTACTCTTTTTTTTACCcaccgattttttatttttttttttttttttattacccaAATATTTTTCAGTCAAAATT
It contains:
- the LOC110678492 gene encoding protein tincar; this translates as MSITGSLVGYENNNEVSKKNRSLLNITATSNASSKQCQSLNSSIANSVIASGSSNPYRHRMGGDGGSKKPRRLHLNTLWSVWYGLLITLLQGYLVLQGTHRYLGLSALTWKYEKPSTELDIQIVFCGLVVLFMPLLLAAALFRVGNLANDGIKLASGTRLCSSTPTDGLEEEAFEGTLRALWIHGGPTSAFIHIITAICLLLPRLLLEAKVIENGLLSKDDIWRTDLDFMVTHNDRLVVLSFMTASYPNTTSKPLANGGNHNPLPNGDFSERNDMVEKFSAYEDDDEGEHDSDEDDDPFRTHESLQEMPKSNEHSSISISTMENFNVFDNPTTVHTLPPVRNLLTTTTAPITTSTVIYTTTQPPTTTRQTALKKHDRNKNHGHNRKHSSKSQNGRKDKVHQQNHHHLDDVDTRLELQPQKEFDFDEFGEHEIDTLFEVNHSRKAQPNGKKATLTTTVATTSGTSTTVATKPSPKSSTKKTPTKDSNTHIIKPVKLPDNTIPSTPVTTNSKIIEIKPSTTGATSRSTPKKFKRFTSDNYSSESLESLENIPSIDEDEFIIKDENGMAIRPAFLIGTVPGNMTTKSIELTGFPGFLQLFFGVDQQFNAKRWTSTPSLEFVNLAIALMAWAVRYPSVFWHTSKTFAFVFSLQMIANGIDILLSFAGASVLYKLQTLGQGLPMQAPALILNGTVTIALTILAVILTIASSMVLYLYGHGKLAVKIRDRRLITAKQSTDVWAYFAHCSSLCFVLALAVVKAPLLHDLSAAYRGSLDGAVLAAALGSVVHLFLWIVLWLGLTAKRRWNFKLPPLELSGARNGAAQPLLRGGTGGSLMRTSSGKGSSGDGTGATSSEEETIYWPKIAPNSPKLKVTFNEVTSTSPDHAIGDHDGKRHPSSGTTIRLSSVTGETDDGDYATLRGPTGDLLHLSEFADHPPPPEDLLVPTNVGNDHADDTSEEGKLLACVRDDSVTYASTRDLEPPITRTMSREAFIRSPEQLTSPLAPVTVTVHNNENMAPGSTPRCLRRADSGMPNEALTPRSDTTSTESSTSPPDCRDAPSETSSGVHSGEERDEVVIRPRSGPYKSIIKPPPPAIQEEPFGRSTNMKMSSFNKDGSSATLPLTRGSVDAHREYPQCSTMPLPAGYHQQPHHYHSQSSFTSPSSSSRQQLQHTTLPNGVRYQSNQFLKRMPYIKTAESPYGHLGLGSGHHTFSKLLHDPLGVPNSSPPTHSQSSHSTFATIVATIPEDRDSANYSMISDQDREMYINAGQIQMQN